DNA sequence from the Pedobacter sp. W3I1 genome:
AAGTACAAGATTGTTAAATGCCTGGAGTCCGAGCAATTCTTCAAGCCTTACCCCATCTGCTTATGTGGGTGCATCTGATGTTGAACTGGCTTCTTCAAGTTATTATGTTCAGGATGGTAGCTTTTTAAGGTTGAAGAATATACAAATCGGTTATTCAATTCCAACGGTTAAAGCATTTGGGCCGAAATCGGGCATTACAAGAATAAGAGTTTATGTAAGTGCTACTAACCTTTTCACCATTACCAATTATACTGGTCTAGATCCTGAGGTTAGTCAAACTAGAGATGCTGCTTCTTCAGTTGGAAGTTCGGGCCCGCCTGCTGATACTTTTTCGGCACTTGGGGTTGATAAGGGTGTTTATCCTTCGCCACGTCAGTTTTTAATCGGTATTAATGTTGGATTTTAATTAAAAGATATCAAAATGAAACATATAAAATATATTCTTCTTTCCTTATTAATCTGCAGTACGTTTTCCTGCAAAAAGGAATTTTTAACGCTTCAGCCACAAGGCGAATTAACAGAAGACCAGCTTACTACGCAAGATGGTGTTGAAGGTTTGCTGGTAGGGGCCTATGGTTTGCTCAATGGTAATGTAAACGGAACCTATGGCAATTATGGCGCAGCACCAAGTCAATGGTTATTTGGTGAGGTGGCTTCTGATAATGCACATAAAGGAAGCGAAATTGGCGATCAGCCACCAATGAATGCGATAGAACAGCATGCACCAACCAGTACAAACGACAATTTATCGAATATCTGGGACAGGTGTTTCGAAGGGATACAGCGTTGTAACAATACCCTTAAAATTTTGGCTAACCTGCAGGCAGGAAAAGGTACTGCAAAATTTAGCGATGCCCGTGCAAAGGAAATTCAGGGTGAAACCAGGTTGCTCCGCGCGCACTATTATTTCTTTTTAGTGCGGATATTTAAAGTTGTACCATACATTACAGAGGCCACAAGCGGTACTTTTGTTCCAAATGATAAAGATATATATCCAAATATTGTAGATGATCTTCAGTTTGCTGTTGCCAATCTAAGCACAACCAAACCAAAAAATCAGAAAGGTAGGGTAGATAAATATGCCGCTCAGGCTTATCTTGGCAAGGTATTTTTATATCAAAAGAAATATTCTGAAGCCTATGATTTGTTGAATGCCGTAATTTTGGCAAAACCGTCTCTCATTGATATGCCGTATTCAGATAACTTTGATATCACCAAGGAAGATGGTCCAGAAACCATTATGTCGGTTCAACATTCCGTGGGAACAGATGGCACAGGAGGTGATAATGGTAATGTGGGTGATATGCTTAACTTTCCGTATGGTAATGCGCCAATTAACTGTTGTGGTTTCTTTCAGCCAACTATAGATTTGGCCAACTCATTTAAGGTAAGTGCATTGGGTTTACCGCTATTGGATGGCAGCTACCGTACTAATCCATATAAATCTGATTATGGATTAACCGGTACAGATAAAACAAATTATGCTGTAGACAAGACCTTACCATTGGATCCAAGAATTGAATCGACAATAGGAAGACGCGGCGTTCCCTATCGCGATTGGGGTTTAATGCCTGGCGATA
Encoded proteins:
- a CDS encoding RagB/SusD family nutrient uptake outer membrane protein — its product is MKHIKYILLSLLICSTFSCKKEFLTLQPQGELTEDQLTTQDGVEGLLVGAYGLLNGNVNGTYGNYGAAPSQWLFGEVASDNAHKGSEIGDQPPMNAIEQHAPTSTNDNLSNIWDRCFEGIQRCNNTLKILANLQAGKGTAKFSDARAKEIQGETRLLRAHYYFFLVRIFKVVPYITEATSGTFVPNDKDIYPNIVDDLQFAVANLSTTKPKNQKGRVDKYAAQAYLGKVFLYQKKYSEAYDLLNAVILAKPSLIDMPYSDNFDITKEDGPETIMSVQHSVGTDGTGGDNGNVGDMLNFPYGNAPINCCGFFQPTIDLANSFKVSALGLPLLDGSYRTNPYKSDYGLTGTDKTNYAVDKTLPLDPRIESTIGRRGVPYRDWGLMPGDTWIRDASNGGPFLAVKNTIDVAQISSGTAPGNTNVTGLNVNLIRLGDVYLMAAECAVEKGDLNRALTLVNAVRARAAKITPRSINGVPAAAYKVSEYVSFPNDTYARNAVRFERRLELAMEGHRFFDLVRWGIAKQTLESYFSFEGGYFNYLKGITIEARDDYFPLPQDQIDRSKGALKQSPGY